One genomic window of Halorhabdus sp. CBA1104 includes the following:
- the menD gene encoding 2-succinyl-5-enolpyruvyl-6-hydroxy-3-cyclohexene-1-carboxylic-acid synthase, whose amino-acid sequence MTAPNRSVLWAQTLVAELAAAGVNRAVLAPGSRSTPLTVAFAAHEDVEAVSLLDERSAGFYALGQAAQTGEPTAIVTTSGTATANLHPAVIEADAARIPLVVLTADRPPELHDSGANQTIDQQRLYGSAVRQSRTLPEPAPRSRALRSLRVTAARAVQSATGTPPGPVHLNVPFRKPLEPTPVEGDVPADLADRAPLAVEGREGPFVDVSTGRPTLSDAARDDVVDAIEDADRGLIVAGPANQPSPTRPALAALAEATGFPVLADPLSGHRFGHDGDGPVVCGGYDSYLGAAEAWDWPDPEVVVRFGRSPTSKVCRHYLRDAQARQFVVDPAGRWPEAEFTATDLLVAEPTDLADDLATQVSTPGSEAWRARFAETERAYWALIEQRRETADFEGAILSHIAADAPAGATLVVSNSMPVRDLDRFGKPREASIRVLGNRGASGIDGVTSTALGAGSVTDGPLVLAIGDLAFYHDLTGLLALDRGDVEATIVLVNNDGGGIFHMLPIEAFDPPFRDFFETPHGLDFSPVADLFGATFLSVETPGAFPDLYRESLASSGTQIIEVQTNATDSHRTREALADDLATRLPSRSDEREHGQ is encoded by the coding sequence ATGACTGCGCCCAATCGGAGCGTCCTTTGGGCACAGACACTCGTCGCCGAACTAGCGGCCGCCGGGGTCAATCGAGCTGTCCTCGCACCAGGAAGCCGTTCGACGCCGCTGACGGTCGCATTCGCTGCCCACGAGGACGTCGAGGCCGTATCGTTGCTCGACGAACGGTCGGCTGGGTTCTACGCGCTGGGCCAGGCGGCACAGACCGGCGAGCCGACCGCAATCGTCACTACGTCAGGGACAGCGACGGCGAACCTGCACCCGGCCGTCATCGAAGCCGACGCTGCCCGCATCCCGCTCGTGGTTCTGACGGCGGATCGGCCCCCAGAACTCCACGACAGCGGTGCGAACCAGACGATCGATCAACAGCGGCTGTACGGCTCGGCCGTCCGACAGTCCCGGACACTGCCCGAACCAGCCCCTCGATCGCGGGCACTCCGCTCGCTCCGTGTGACGGCCGCCCGTGCGGTCCAATCGGCGACGGGCACGCCACCTGGACCCGTACATCTCAACGTTCCCTTCCGTAAACCGCTGGAGCCGACGCCGGTCGAAGGTGATGTGCCCGCCGATCTCGCCGATCGAGCACCGCTTGCCGTCGAGGGGCGCGAGGGGCCGTTCGTCGACGTCAGCACTGGCCGACCAACCCTCTCGGACGCGGCCCGCGACGACGTTGTCGACGCTATCGAGGACGCCGACCGCGGCTTGATCGTCGCTGGGCCGGCCAACCAGCCCTCACCGACGAGACCGGCACTCGCTGCCCTGGCCGAGGCGACCGGCTTTCCGGTGCTGGCTGATCCGCTCTCGGGACATCGGTTCGGCCACGACGGGGATGGCCCAGTCGTCTGTGGTGGCTACGATTCCTACCTTGGGGCCGCCGAGGCGTGGGACTGGCCCGACCCAGAGGTCGTCGTTCGGTTCGGTCGCTCGCCTACGTCGAAAGTCTGCCGACACTACTTACGGGACGCCCAGGCCCGCCAGTTCGTCGTCGACCCAGCCGGCCGATGGCCCGAAGCCGAATTCACGGCCACCGATCTGTTGGTCGCCGAGCCGACGGACCTCGCCGATGACCTGGCCACGCAGGTTTCGACACCCGGGAGCGAGGCGTGGCGAGCACGGTTCGCCGAGACCGAGCGCGCCTACTGGGCGCTGATCGAACAGCGCCGAGAGACAGCCGACTTCGAAGGGGCGATTCTGTCTCACATCGCGGCCGATGCCCCGGCTGGGGCGACGCTGGTCGTCTCGAATAGCATGCCGGTCCGTGATCTCGACCGGTTCGGCAAGCCCCGGGAGGCGTCCATCCGGGTCCTGGGCAATCGCGGGGCCAGTGGCATCGACGGTGTGACGAGTACGGCACTGGGGGCCGGAAGCGTCACCGACGGCCCGCTGGTCCTTGCGATCGGCGACCTGGCGTTCTATCACGACCTCACTGGCCTGTTGGCACTGGATCGTGGCGACGTCGAGGCGACGATCGTGCTGGTGAACAACGACGGCGGCGGCATTTTCCACATGCTGCCGATCGAAGCGTTCGACCCGCCCTTTAGGGACTTTTTCGAAACCCCTCACGGTCTCGATTTCTCGCCGGTCGCCGATCTCTTCGGCGCGACGTTCCTCAGCGTGGAGACGCCTGGGGCGTTTCCGGATCTCTATCGGGAGTCGTTGGCGTCCTCGGGGACCCAGATCATCGAGGTTCAGACGAATGCGACAGACAGCCACCGGACTCGCGAGGCGCTCGCCGACGACCTCGCTACGAGACTCCCATCACGGTCGGACGAGCGCGAACACGGCCAGTGA
- a CDS encoding isochorismate synthase MenF produces the protein MESARANAVEYAGGDGSLVVAGRPIEASSLSLLADGRDDDRPWVVWHGPGERVTGLGSAATITATGPDRFETVRHRARELFANRTVSEALPAFATPRLFGGFAFHDGGDESHGEPDWGGYPDARFVLPSVAVIERDGEQWLTAAAVGPEADADVERTLDRWQTTLEAAEPPTATGSPGILARTQLPDRGAWTKQVRSAVERVARGDLRKVVLAGAQSVQLADTLSVPDAIDRLGSTYPDCYRFALRPDDSDAGTFFGATPERLVARRGRTVETAALAGSTGRGETNAEDEWLAEQLHDSEKDSHEHALVVEAIREQLDGVAETVATGERSIRQLATVQHLRTPIQATLAEDIHVLSLVAQLHPTPAVGGLPPNAALSAIRDAEAFDRGWYAAPIGWFDAAGDGTFAVGIRSALARDQQATLFAGAGIVADSDPDEEWDEIQLKYQPIIDALR, from the coding sequence ATGGAGTCAGCGCGTGCCAACGCGGTCGAATACGCTGGTGGAGACGGTTCGCTGGTCGTCGCTGGTCGGCCGATCGAGGCGTCGTCACTATCGCTGCTGGCTGATGGACGTGACGACGATCGGCCGTGGGTCGTCTGGCACGGTCCGGGTGAGCGAGTGACCGGTCTCGGCAGTGCGGCGACGATCACGGCGACTGGACCGGACCGCTTCGAGACAGTTCGCCACCGCGCACGCGAGTTGTTCGCCAATCGGACTGTCTCGGAGGCACTCCCGGCGTTCGCCACACCTCGCCTGTTCGGTGGCTTTGCCTTCCACGACGGCGGAGACGAGTCCCACGGTGAGCCAGACTGGGGCGGGTATCCCGATGCCAGGTTCGTGCTTCCATCGGTCGCAGTGATCGAACGTGACGGCGAGCAGTGGCTGACCGCCGCTGCCGTCGGTCCCGAGGCCGATGCCGACGTTGAACGGACACTCGACCGCTGGCAGACGACACTCGAGGCCGCCGAGCCGCCGACAGCAACCGGGTCACCCGGCATCCTGGCCCGGACCCAACTCCCGGACCGGGGTGCCTGGACGAAACAAGTCAGGTCGGCGGTCGAGCGCGTTGCCCGCGGCGATCTCAGGAAAGTCGTCCTCGCGGGCGCACAGTCGGTCCAATTGGCCGATACCCTGTCGGTGCCGGACGCGATTGATCGACTCGGATCGACGTATCCGGACTGTTATCGCTTTGCGCTCAGACCCGACGATTCCGATGCCGGGACGTTCTTCGGCGCGACACCGGAACGGCTGGTCGCTCGCCGCGGGCGGACCGTCGAGACGGCGGCATTGGCCGGGTCGACGGGCCGCGGCGAGACCAACGCCGAAGACGAGTGGCTGGCCGAGCAACTCCACGACAGCGAGAAAGACAGCCACGAGCACGCACTGGTCGTCGAAGCGATCCGCGAGCAACTCGACGGTGTCGCCGAGACCGTCGCGACGGGCGAGCGGTCGATCCGCCAGCTCGCAACCGTCCAGCACCTCCGGACCCCGATCCAGGCCACCCTCGCCGAGGACATCCACGTCCTCTCACTGGTCGCCCAACTCCACCCGACGCCGGCTGTCGGAGGGCTGCCGCCGAACGCGGCCCTCTCTGCGATCCGAGACGCCGAAGCCTTCGATCGTGGCTGGTATGCAGCCCCGATCGGGTGGTTCGACGCCGCGGGCGATGGGACCTTCGCCGTGGGCATCCGATCCGCCCTGGCGCGGGACCAGCAGGCGACGCTGTTTGCGGGCGCGGGGATCGTCGCCGATAGCGATCCAGACGAGGAGTGGGACGAGATACAACTGAAATACCAGCCGATCATCGACGCCTTACGATGA
- a CDS encoding ribbon-helix-helix domain-containing protein, with protein sequence MAKVEITVPEHLEMQIAQMVEEGEFLNREEAIEDLLSTGLKAYKTSGPIDDEEEPGLEDDGMMGHEDEYVF encoded by the coding sequence ATGGCGAAAGTAGAGATCACAGTACCGGAACATCTCGAGATGCAGATCGCTCAGATGGTCGAAGAAGGAGAGTTTCTCAACCGCGAGGAAGCGATCGAGGATCTCCTTTCGACCGGCCTGAAGGCCTACAAGACAAGCGGGCCGATCGACGACGAGGAGGAACCAGGCTTAGAGGACGACGGCATGATGGGTCACGAAGACGAGTACGTCTTCTGA
- a CDS encoding UPF0058 family protein: protein MHKDELLELHEQMLTIKDYFREQEAVDDSLFEPYEELDVTPADVHMSKSEHKHAVFVLGNALANAMSEDEFSDAGRVSKRMKELAEDAESKL from the coding sequence ATGCACAAAGACGAGTTGCTCGAATTACACGAGCAGATGTTGACGATCAAAGACTACTTCCGCGAGCAGGAGGCTGTCGATGACAGCCTCTTCGAGCCCTACGAAGAACTCGACGTGACCCCGGCGGACGTCCACATGTCAAAAAGTGAACACAAACATGCGGTGTTCGTCCTGGGCAACGCACTGGCCAACGCGATGAGCGAAGACGAGTTCTCCGATGCCGGTCGCGTGAGCAAGCGGATGAAAGAACTCGCCGAAGACGCCGAATCGAAGCTATAG
- a CDS encoding enoyl-CoA hydratase/isomerase family protein — MATPVRSEFADDIATVTIDAEATRNVLNPAVVAGLEDALDDISGARCLVVQGAGETFCAGGDVTGVIREATGDLSADALLDRLAAIDDIIRRIVHFPAPTIAAVDGPAFGTGASLALACDLIVASTAGKIGFGFRRLGLAPAGGATYLLPEAVGLATAKELLFTGALLDATQADQYGLFDRVFGVEEFHRGLAQLVGRLVDAPRAVQAATKRTLGADREQLVAAMAAERATQRHLLGTAAHRECVQTFLDGA, encoded by the coding sequence ATGGCCACACCGGTACGCTCGGAGTTTGCCGACGACATTGCGACGGTGACGATCGACGCGGAAGCGACCCGCAACGTCTTGAACCCCGCTGTCGTCGCCGGCCTCGAAGACGCCCTGGATGACATCTCCGGAGCGCGCTGTCTCGTCGTCCAGGGAGCCGGTGAGACGTTCTGTGCGGGTGGGGACGTGACTGGCGTCATCAGGGAGGCGACCGGAGATCTTTCGGCAGATGCACTTCTGGACCGACTGGCGGCGATCGACGACATCATTCGTCGGATCGTCCACTTCCCAGCGCCAACGATCGCGGCGGTCGACGGGCCTGCCTTCGGGACAGGGGCGTCGCTTGCGCTGGCCTGTGATCTGATCGTCGCCAGCACGGCCGGCAAGATCGGATTCGGATTCCGGCGACTCGGCCTCGCTCCGGCCGGCGGCGCGACGTATCTCCTTCCCGAGGCCGTCGGACTGGCGACCGCAAAGGAGTTGCTCTTTACCGGGGCGTTACTCGACGCCACGCAGGCCGACCAGTACGGCCTGTTCGATCGCGTGTTCGGGGTCGAGGAGTTCCACCGCGGCCTCGCCCAACTCGTGGGTCGACTCGTCGATGCTCCCCGAGCCGTTCAGGCAGCGACCAAGCGCACACTCGGAGCTGATCGAGAACAGCTCGTGGCAGCCATGGCTGCGGAACGAGCGACACAGCGACACCTCCTCGGGACAGCTGCCCACCGTGAGTGTGTCCAGACCTTTCTCGACGGTGCCTAG
- a CDS encoding deoxyribodipyrimidine photo-lyase, which produces MRIHWHRRDLRIEDNPALASGGADTTEPVLPVFVLDSAVLEHAGPPRVAFMLEALEALRSAYRSLDSDLLVVQGNPVETLPEIATKRDATTVTWNRDYSGLARERDTAVRQALEDAGIDRDADHGAVLQEPGSIRTNDGDPYSVFTYFGRKWHDRPKDEPVDPPTSDDLVSIETDSSIPTLADLDIEQPTATIPEASTTAAHDRLEAFCEADIYRYEERRDYPADDCTSRLSAHLKWGTIGIRTVYEATERALEAATTDAERESVEEFQSQLAWREFYAQVLWFNPEVVEENYKSYEQPIEWRADPAALAAWKAGETGYPIVDAGMRQLQAEAYMHNRVRMIVAAFLTKDLLIDWREGYEWFRQRLVDHDTANDNGGWQWAASTGTDAQPYFRIFNPMTQGERYDPDGEYIREYVPELEGVPADVIHSWHELDQGAREMHAPEYPAPIVDHSERREQALAMFERARGEE; this is translated from the coding sequence ATGCGCATCCACTGGCATCGACGCGACCTCCGGATCGAGGACAACCCGGCCCTGGCTTCGGGCGGCGCCGACACAACAGAGCCAGTACTACCGGTGTTCGTGCTCGATTCGGCCGTCCTCGAGCACGCTGGACCGCCCCGCGTGGCGTTCATGCTGGAGGCACTCGAGGCCCTCCGGTCGGCCTACCGCTCGCTCGACAGTGATCTGCTCGTCGTCCAGGGCAATCCAGTCGAGACGCTCCCCGAAATCGCGACAAAGCGGGACGCGACCACGGTCACCTGGAACCGTGATTACTCCGGGTTGGCTCGCGAACGGGACACCGCCGTCAGGCAGGCACTGGAAGACGCCGGAATCGACCGAGACGCCGACCACGGGGCAGTCCTTCAGGAGCCGGGCTCGATCCGCACCAACGACGGCGACCCCTACTCGGTGTTTACGTACTTCGGGCGCAAGTGGCACGACCGCCCGAAAGACGAGCCGGTCGACCCGCCCACGAGTGACGATCTCGTCAGTATCGAGACCGACTCGTCGATCCCGACACTGGCCGACCTCGACATCGAACAGCCGACCGCGACGATCCCGGAAGCGAGTACCACGGCCGCCCACGACCGGCTCGAAGCGTTCTGCGAGGCGGACATCTACCGGTACGAGGAGCGTCGGGACTACCCTGCCGATGACTGTACATCACGGCTCTCAGCGCACCTGAAGTGGGGAACGATCGGCATCCGGACGGTCTACGAAGCGACCGAACGGGCACTGGAGGCGGCCACCACAGACGCCGAACGCGAGTCTGTCGAAGAGTTCCAATCGCAACTCGCCTGGCGCGAATTTTACGCCCAAGTACTGTGGTTCAACCCTGAGGTCGTCGAAGAGAACTACAAATCCTACGAGCAGCCGATCGAATGGCGGGCGGACCCGGCGGCACTTGCTGCCTGGAAAGCAGGCGAGACCGGCTATCCGATCGTCGACGCTGGAATGCGCCAGCTCCAAGCGGAGGCGTACATGCACAATCGCGTGCGGATGATCGTCGCTGCGTTCCTGACAAAAGATCTGCTGATCGACTGGCGAGAGGGTTATGAGTGGTTCCGGCAGCGCCTGGTCGATCACGACACGGCAAACGACAACGGCGGCTGGCAGTGGGCGGCCTCGACCGGGACCGACGCCCAACCGTACTTCCGGATCTTCAACCCGATGACCCAGGGCGAACGCTACGATCCAGACGGCGAGTACATCCGCGAGTACGTGCCGGAACTGGAGGGAGTCCCGGCGGATGTCATTCACAGCTGGCACGAACTCGATCAAGGAGCCAGGGAGATGCACGCGCCCGAGTATCCCGCTCCGATCGTCGATCACAGCGAGCGCCGCGAGCAAGCACTCGCGATGTTCGAGCGGGCACGGGGAGAAGAATAG
- a CDS encoding polymer-forming cytoskeletal protein, which yields MSKIEETRAIVDEAETYEGAVIPTGQAEIERPVTIHEDATVTDGVYGQAVTIEPGATIDGPVMAKEGVEVDDGSVNGDVGTPGSVSIESGVVSGTVMGSRLRLVDTTVVGNVVASEAILENCTVIGTVVGEQRLRMESTTCYTFKSYIDSTFEDVNVLLPQAIVDGSFSVESPIEVRSIRRKDQFVDDNEAVPILTEDDARTVDGTTYLTLVPRLLDVEAVETRIDQLESFLRAVALAQDAGTTVDPPAESEWVLDAFDVTAEALDFSTPT from the coding sequence GTGAGCAAAATCGAAGAAACCCGAGCCATCGTCGACGAGGCAGAGACATATGAAGGGGCGGTGATTCCGACTGGCCAGGCCGAGATTGAGCGGCCGGTCACGATCCACGAAGACGCGACCGTCACAGATGGTGTCTATGGCCAGGCGGTAACCATCGAACCCGGCGCGACTATTGACGGTCCGGTCATGGCAAAGGAAGGCGTCGAAGTCGACGATGGGTCCGTCAACGGCGACGTGGGAACGCCCGGAAGTGTCTCGATCGAGTCAGGGGTCGTCAGCGGGACGGTGATGGGATCTCGGCTGCGGTTGGTGGATACAACGGTCGTCGGGAACGTCGTCGCGAGCGAAGCCATCCTCGAAAACTGTACGGTAATCGGGACGGTCGTCGGCGAACAGCGCCTCCGGATGGAATCGACGACCTGCTATACGTTCAAGTCCTACATCGACAGCACGTTCGAAGATGTCAACGTGCTGCTCCCGCAAGCGATTGTCGACGGGTCGTTCTCGGTGGAGTCACCGATAGAGGTCCGATCCATCCGGCGGAAAGACCAGTTCGTCGACGACAACGAGGCTGTGCCAATCCTGACCGAAGACGATGCGCGGACGGTAGATGGAACCACGTATCTCACGCTGGTCCCCCGGTTGCTTGATGTCGAAGCCGTCGAGACGCGGATCGACCAGCTGGAATCGTTCCTCAGGGCGGTCGCACTCGCCCAAGACGCCGGGACCACGGTCGATCCGCCTGCCGAGAGCGAATGGGTGCTCGATGCTTTTGACGTGACTGCCGAAGCGTTGGACTTCTCGACACCCACCTGA
- the sod gene encoding superoxide dismutase: protein MPERSNPELPPLPYEYDALEPHISEQVLEWHHDTHHQGYVNGLDSAEATLEENRAAGDHSTTGGALSNVTHNGSGHYLHTLFWENMSPNGGGEPDGDLRARIEEDFGSYDAWKAEFEAAAGAAGGWALLVYDPVAKQLRNVAVDKHDNGALWGSHPIMALDVWEHSYYYDYGPDRGSFIDAFFEVVNWEKVAEEYQKSVEHFE from the coding sequence ATGCCAGAACGTTCCAATCCCGAATTGCCGCCCCTGCCCTACGAGTACGATGCCCTCGAGCCCCACATTTCAGAGCAGGTCCTCGAGTGGCACCACGATACCCACCATCAAGGCTACGTCAACGGCCTCGACAGTGCCGAGGCGACCCTCGAAGAGAACCGCGCCGCAGGCGATCATTCGACGACTGGTGGTGCGCTGAGTAACGTCACGCACAACGGCTCGGGCCACTACCTACACACGCTGTTCTGGGAGAACATGTCCCCGAACGGCGGCGGCGAGCCCGACGGCGACCTCCGGGCACGTATCGAGGAGGACTTTGGCTCCTACGACGCCTGGAAGGCCGAATTCGAGGCCGCTGCGGGCGCTGCCGGTGGCTGGGCACTACTCGTATACGATCCTGTCGCCAAGCAACTCCGCAACGTCGCGGTCGACAAACACGACAACGGTGCGCTGTGGGGCTCCCATCCGATCATGGCCCTTGACGTCTGGGAGCACTCTTACTACTACGACTACGGCCCCGATCGCGGGAGCTTTATCGATGCCTTCTTCGAGGTCGTCAACTGGGAGAAAGTCGCCGAAGAGTACCAGAAGTCCGTCGAGCACTTCGAGTAG
- a CDS encoding DUF5827 family protein → MPRPKADFDDLRPLAFREPADVLDSDRMYTIYEVARLLQGVDPDAELDVDTENVLLDWAIPWMLKYADEFVFAEPDSDAEPGHYGLAAEE, encoded by the coding sequence ATGCCACGACCGAAAGCGGACTTCGACGATCTGCGGCCGCTTGCCTTTCGCGAACCGGCGGACGTACTGGACTCAGACCGGATGTACACCATCTACGAGGTCGCGCGTCTCCTCCAGGGTGTCGACCCGGATGCCGAACTCGACGTCGATACCGAAAACGTCCTGCTCGACTGGGCAATCCCCTGGATGCTGAAGTACGCCGACGAGTTCGTCTTCGCGGAGCCAGACAGCGACGCGGAGCCGGGTCACTACGGGCTGGCCGCTGAAGAATGA
- a CDS encoding ATPase: MKLLVAGGDRVDAGKTTFSVGLIERTGAAGFKPRAGNDYWFDQDDYRRAIEAGRLYGKDAKRLATASPGDRRPESINPIHRLWRPDPGGGSGLVGRPDRQFLLDRVGGQYLRNGTVDVPESAREHLPLEDATVVKSVDELDAATERRHLQALTEITETIAAADRAVVESYGDVARPLTDFEPDAVAVVEPRRARIYPGRRYTKACTVASGSAAHGRLEERVPSVVDLVDPIASVTLPALTSDQRADPAAVADAYEPAYDALVAAALE, translated from the coding sequence ATGAAGCTCCTGGTGGCCGGTGGCGATCGCGTCGACGCCGGCAAGACGACGTTCTCGGTCGGATTGATCGAACGAACGGGTGCGGCCGGGTTCAAACCGCGGGCGGGCAACGACTACTGGTTCGATCAGGACGACTATCGACGAGCGATCGAGGCCGGACGCCTCTATGGGAAAGACGCGAAGCGACTAGCCACAGCTAGCCCTGGCGATCGTCGCCCCGAGTCGATCAATCCGATCCACCGGCTGTGGCGACCCGACCCAGGGGGTGGTTCCGGGCTGGTTGGGCGGCCGGACCGACAGTTCCTGCTCGATCGAGTCGGTGGGCAGTACCTCCGGAATGGGACCGTCGACGTGCCCGAATCGGCCCGCGAGCACCTCCCTCTCGAGGATGCAACCGTCGTCAAGTCAGTCGACGAACTCGATGCGGCAACCGAGCGACGACACCTCCAAGCACTGACGGAAATTACCGAGACGATCGCGGCTGCCGACCGCGCGGTCGTCGAGTCCTACGGGGACGTTGCACGCCCACTCACTGACTTCGAGCCCGACGCCGTCGCCGTCGTCGAGCCCCGGCGGGCACGGATCTATCCGGGACGACGATATACGAAGGCCTGTACGGTTGCCTCGGGTTCGGCCGCACATGGGCGTCTCGAAGAACGTGTACCCTCAGTTGTCGATCTCGTCGACCCGATCGCTTCGGTGACGCTGCCGGCCCTGACCAGCGACCAGCGCGCTGATCCGGCGGCCGTCGCCGACGCCTACGAGCCAGCCTACGACGCGCTGGTGGCCGCGGCACTGGAGTGA
- a CDS encoding MBL fold metallo-hydrolase: MIDNLATGVEGFTSNTFLVQGDRTVLIDAGNGFDVVDAISAHTDDLDAVVLTHTHPDHVGNLAAVTDAFDVDVWGFDPTVEGVDRELADEATVTLGDHEYTALHTPGHKNDHICLYGADPGILFAGDLVFENGGFGRTDLEEGDRDLLIESIDRVLDVVSADLGQLHVGHGPSVTTDPYESIKLAYRAARM; encoded by the coding sequence ATGATCGACAATCTCGCAACTGGTGTCGAGGGATTCACGAGTAACACGTTCCTGGTTCAGGGCGACCGTACCGTCTTGATCGACGCCGGCAACGGCTTCGACGTTGTCGATGCCATCAGCGCACACACTGACGATTTGGACGCCGTAGTGTTGACTCACACCCACCCCGATCACGTGGGCAACCTCGCGGCGGTCACGGACGCCTTCGACGTCGACGTCTGGGGATTCGATCCGACTGTCGAGGGCGTCGATCGGGAACTGGCCGACGAAGCGACGGTCACACTCGGCGACCACGAGTATACCGCCCTCCACACGCCGGGCCACAAGAACGACCACATCTGTTTGTACGGGGCTGACCCTGGCATCTTGTTCGCTGGTGACCTCGTCTTCGAGAACGGTGGCTTCGGGCGGACGGATCTCGAAGAGGGGGATCGCGACCTGCTGATCGAGAGTATCGATCGGGTCCTGGATGTCGTCTCTGCCGATCTCGGGCAACTCCACGTCGGGCACGGCCCGAGCGTGACAACTGATCCCTACGAGAGTATCAAACTCGCTTACCGAGCCGCCCGGATGTGA
- a CDS encoding response regulator transcription factor, whose protein sequence is MSDSEPPAVLIVEDEPDVAETYNLWLQDQYEVRMAGDGSEALELLDDDVAVVLLDRMMPGLSGDEVLERIRDSDSDCRVAMVTAVEPDFDILEMGFDSYLTKPIRSDELHETVSNLLERSEYDDLLQEYYSLVEKQATLEATKSSAELAESEQYATLTERVEDLRGDLSQTLGGVENDEDFIATLRELSNGDEH, encoded by the coding sequence ATGTCTGATTCCGAACCGCCAGCCGTCCTCATCGTCGAAGATGAACCGGACGTGGCCGAAACGTACAATCTCTGGTTACAGGACCAATACGAGGTGCGTATGGCCGGCGACGGGAGCGAAGCACTGGAACTGTTAGACGACGACGTTGCGGTCGTCTTGCTCGACCGGATGATGCCGGGACTCTCCGGTGACGAGGTCTTAGAGCGCATCAGAGACAGTGACAGTGACTGTCGCGTCGCGATGGTGACGGCGGTCGAACCCGATTTCGATATTCTGGAGATGGGATTCGACTCGTATCTGACCAAGCCGATCCGGAGTGACGAACTCCACGAGACGGTCTCGAACCTGCTCGAACGCTCCGAATACGACGATCTCCTCCAGGAATACTACTCTCTCGTCGAGAAGCAGGCAACCCTAGAAGCGACCAAGAGCAGCGCCGAACTCGCCGAAAGTGAACAATACGCGACGCTGACCGAGCGCGTCGAAGATCTGCGGGGAGACCTCTCACAGACGCTCGGTGGCGTCGAGAACGACGAAGACTTCATCGCGACATTGCGGGAGTTGAGCAATGGCGACGAACACTGA
- a CDS encoding TrmB family transcriptional regulator: MTDLRDLGLSSYEDRAYRSMLGLGPVSAMELAEASGVPEGRIYDVLDSLETRGLVRAQTHSRPKQYLAVEPAVAIDRLVETRSRELRAEIDRYEVLGDQLVEELSAETTVDERFLTTAIGTADATELLLERIEMADEEVVMVADVFTSEFDVAEMGPNVLDHVGAAIERGVDISLLVPRDLVAEVPGGLLERIEHPPFDDDAFRVRFTDRLHGGFFLIDHVELCFEVTNPMEPDAVVGLLNVKDPSFALELESQFRKHWEQAERYDPGDDPSGSH; this comes from the coding sequence ATGACAGATTTGCGTGATCTCGGTCTGTCCAGTTACGAAGACCGCGCCTATCGGAGTATGCTTGGGCTCGGCCCGGTTTCGGCGATGGAACTGGCCGAGGCCAGCGGCGTCCCGGAGGGGCGGATTTACGATGTCCTCGATAGTCTGGAAACGCGTGGCCTCGTGCGTGCTCAGACTCACAGCCGACCGAAACAGTATCTCGCTGTCGAACCGGCGGTCGCCATCGACCGACTGGTCGAGACTCGCAGCCGCGAATTGCGTGCGGAAATCGATCGGTACGAAGTTCTTGGCGACCAGCTCGTCGAGGAATTGTCGGCTGAAACGACCGTCGACGAGCGGTTCCTGACGACGGCGATCGGGACCGCAGACGCGACCGAGTTACTGCTCGAACGGATCGAGATGGCCGACGAAGAAGTAGTGATGGTCGCGGACGTGTTCACCTCGGAGTTCGACGTGGCAGAGATGGGACCGAACGTCCTCGATCACGTCGGTGCTGCCATCGAACGTGGCGTGGACATCTCGTTGTTAGTACCCCGCGATCTCGTCGCGGAGGTCCCCGGTGGCCTCCTCGAACGGATCGAACACCCGCCGTTCGACGACGATGCCTTTCGCGTTCGCTTCACTGACCGGCTCCACGGCGGGTTCTTCCTCATCGATCACGTCGAGCTGTGTTTCGAGGTGACCAACCCGATGGAGCCAGACGCTGTCGTCGGACTGCTCAACGTCAAAGATCCCTCGTTTGCTCTGGAGCTCGAATCACAGTTCCGGAAACACTGGGAGCAAGCCGAACGGTACGATCCAGGCGACGACCCATCCGGCAGCCACTGA